In Streptomyces sp. P3, one DNA window encodes the following:
- a CDS encoding DUF3533 domain-containing protein, whose translation MTQTTGPDAPRASPRGSFLDEVKDAVTPRATLLVVGVVALHLLFIASYVGALHDPKPKDVPFGVVAPGAAARQTVARLEKLPGSPLDPRAVADASTARRQMMNREIDGALIVSPTGATDTLLVATGGGKVLAATLVTLTTTLQKSEARTLRTLDVVPADREDANGLSSFYLAVGWCVGGYLCASIMVISSGAGSSTPRRAMIRLLAMAVVGIVGGLGGALIVGPVLDALPGGLAAYWGLGVLIIFAVGAATLAFQGVFGLAGVGLVILLVVILGNPSAGGALPPPLLPPFWRAIGPALPPGAGTWAARSIAYFQGNDMTAALLVLSAWAVGGIVVTLLAAMLRTRRKTA comes from the coding sequence ATGACACAGACCACCGGGCCCGACGCCCCCCGCGCCTCCCCCCGCGGCTCCTTTCTCGACGAGGTCAAGGACGCCGTCACCCCGCGGGCCACACTGCTGGTCGTCGGCGTGGTCGCCCTCCATCTGCTCTTCATCGCCTCCTACGTGGGAGCGCTGCACGACCCGAAACCGAAGGACGTGCCCTTCGGGGTCGTCGCGCCCGGGGCGGCCGCCCGGCAGACCGTGGCCCGACTGGAGAAGCTGCCCGGCAGCCCCCTGGACCCCCGCGCGGTGGCCGACGCCTCGACCGCCCGGAGGCAGATGATGAACCGGGAGATCGACGGAGCCCTGATCGTCTCCCCCACAGGCGCCACCGACACCCTGCTGGTGGCCACCGGCGGCGGAAAGGTCCTGGCCGCCACCCTGGTGACGCTCACCACCACCCTGCAGAAGTCCGAGGCGCGCACCCTGCGGACCCTCGACGTGGTCCCGGCCGACCGGGAGGACGCCAACGGGCTGTCGTCGTTCTATCTGGCCGTCGGCTGGTGCGTGGGCGGCTATCTGTGCGCGTCGATCATGGTGATCAGTTCGGGTGCCGGGAGCTCGACCCCACGGCGCGCGATGATCCGGCTGCTCGCCATGGCCGTCGTCGGGATCGTCGGCGGACTCGGCGGCGCCCTGATCGTCGGTCCGGTCCTGGACGCACTGCCGGGCGGCCTCGCGGCCTACTGGGGGCTCGGCGTGTTGATCATCTTCGCGGTCGGCGCGGCCACCCTGGCCTTCCAGGGCGTCTTCGGGCTCGCCGGCGTCGGGCTGGTCATCCTGCTCGTGGTGATCCTCGGCAACCCGAGCGCGGGCGGTGCGCTGCCGCCCCCGCTGCTCCCGCCGTTCTGGCGGGCGATCGGCCCGGCGCTGCCGCCGGGCGCGGGTACCTGGGCGGCGCGCTCGATCGCCTACTTCCAGGGCAACGACATGACCGCGGCGCTGCTGGTGCTGTCGGCGTGGGCGGTCGGAGGGATCGTCGTCACGCTGCTCGCGGCAATGCTGCGCACCCGGCGGAAGACGGCGTGA
- a CDS encoding S1 family peptidase, translating into MRIKRTTPTIPTHGISRRARLTAVATGLVAAAAIAIPHANAADDAVYSSAELRSAGDSVLRADIPGTAWAVDSKTNRLMVTVDSTVSDAEIAKIKEQAGDNAGALTIKHTPGKFNKLIGGGDAIYGGGYRCSLGFNVRSGSTYYFLTAGHCGEVASTWYSNSGQTAVLGANSGYSFPTNDYALVRYTNTSVAKAGTAGNTDITSAGNATVGQSVIRDGSTTGIHTGRVTALNATVNYGGGDVVYQMIQTNVCAEGGDSGGALYTSGGVALGLTSGGSGNCSSGGTTFFQPVTEALSRYGVSVF; encoded by the coding sequence GTGAGGATCAAGCGCACCACCCCCACCATCCCCACGCACGGCATCTCGAGACGGGCCCGGCTGACCGCCGTCGCCACCGGACTCGTGGCCGCGGCCGCCATCGCGATCCCCCACGCGAACGCGGCCGACGACGCCGTCTACAGCAGCGCCGAACTCAGGAGCGCCGGCGACTCGGTGCTCCGGGCGGACATCCCGGGCACCGCCTGGGCCGTCGACAGCAAGACCAACCGGCTGATGGTCACCGTCGACAGCACGGTGTCGGACGCCGAGATCGCGAAGATCAAGGAGCAGGCGGGCGACAACGCCGGCGCGCTCACGATCAAGCACACGCCGGGCAAGTTCAACAAGCTCATCGGCGGCGGCGACGCCATCTACGGCGGCGGCTACCGCTGCTCGCTCGGCTTCAACGTGCGCAGCGGCAGCACCTACTACTTCCTGACCGCCGGGCACTGCGGCGAGGTCGCCTCGACCTGGTACTCGAACTCCGGTCAGACGGCCGTGCTGGGCGCCAACAGCGGCTACAGCTTCCCGACCAACGACTACGCGCTGGTCCGGTACACCAACACCTCGGTCGCCAAGGCCGGGACCGCGGGCAACACCGACATCACCAGCGCCGGCAACGCCACCGTGGGCCAGTCGGTGATCCGGGACGGCTCCACGACCGGCATCCACACCGGCCGGGTGACCGCCCTCAACGCCACGGTGAACTACGGCGGCGGCGACGTGGTCTACCAGATGATCCAGACCAACGTCTGCGCCGAGGGCGGTGACTCCGGGGGTGCGCTCTACACCTCCGGCGGCGTGGCGCTCGGTCTGACCTCCGGCGGCAGCGGCAACTGCTCGTCCGGTGGCACGACCTTCTTCCAGCCCGTGACCGAGGCCCTGAGCCGCTACGGCGTCAGCGTCTTCTAG
- a CDS encoding cell division protein SepF: MGSVRKASAWLGLVDDNDDERYYDDDYSEGTDSGDAWVTDPRVKVATDTAEEKGRRIGTVTPDSFRDARAIGELFREGVPVIMNLTAMESADAKRVVDFAAGLIFGLRGSIERVSTRVFLLTPANTEIVNGDPSARRTDGFFNQS; encoded by the coding sequence ATGGGATCGGTGCGCAAGGCGAGTGCCTGGCTTGGCCTCGTCGACGACAACGATGACGAGCGTTACTACGACGACGACTATTCCGAGGGGACCGACTCCGGCGACGCCTGGGTCACCGACCCCCGCGTGAAGGTGGCCACGGACACGGCCGAGGAGAAGGGCCGCCGGATCGGCACCGTCACCCCGGACAGCTTCCGGGACGCGCGGGCCATCGGTGAGCTGTTCCGCGAGGGCGTGCCGGTCATCATGAACCTCACCGCCATGGAGTCCGCCGACGCCAAGCGCGTCGTCGACTTCGCGGCCGGGCTGATCTTCGGCCTGCGGGGTTCGATCGAGCGGGTGTCCACCCGGGTGTTCCTGCTGACCCCCGCCAACACGGAGATCGTGAACGGGGACCCGTCCGCACGCCGGACGGACGGTTTCTTCAACCAGAGCTGA
- a CDS encoding MFS transporter, which translates to MSGTTTAAVGLRRRAAGAGANRWIVLVVLCVSLLLVAVDATVLHVAVPAVTEDLRPGAIELLWIVDTYPLVCASLLILFGTLGDKVGRRRILLLGYALFGVASALAAFAGSAEVLIVARALLGVGGAMIMPATLSILRQVFPDRRERALAIGIWSAVAAVGAAVGPLLGGFLLEHFWWGSVFLVNIPLMLVSLPVGRLLLPESKGAGDGPWDVVGALMAAAGLFGAVFGVKRLGSGEVGPLTLLPLAAGALLLVMFVRRQRRRSHPLVDLRMFGRPAFSTSVGCIVLAMLALVGLELIAAQYLQLVLGLSPLETGLRLLPLTFAAMAAGLAGARLLRQFGPRRMVCGGFVLTAAAVLTLTAMGESDNTGLLLCGFLLLGFGLETTLFAAYESMLSEAPPEQAGGAAAIGETSYQLGAGIGIALLGSVMNAAYAPGLSSVPGVPASASAAAGHSLGEAYEVAGRLGGPVGAALRATARDCFVHGLHVTLLVSAGLLLLGAVMALRLPRTMQCESPPVELPAPREVAQSRVSV; encoded by the coding sequence ATGTCCGGGACGACCACGGCCGCCGTCGGGCTGCGCCGTCGGGCGGCCGGGGCCGGTGCCAACCGCTGGATCGTCCTGGTGGTGCTGTGCGTCAGCCTGCTTCTGGTCGCCGTCGACGCGACGGTGCTGCACGTGGCGGTGCCCGCCGTCACCGAGGACCTGCGGCCCGGCGCCATCGAACTGCTCTGGATCGTCGACACCTATCCGCTGGTCTGCGCCTCGCTGCTGATCCTGTTCGGCACCCTCGGCGACAAGGTGGGGCGAAGACGAATCCTGCTGCTCGGATACGCCCTGTTCGGTGTGGCCTCGGCGCTGGCCGCCTTCGCGGGCAGCGCCGAGGTGCTGATCGTGGCGCGGGCGCTGCTCGGCGTCGGCGGTGCGATGATCATGCCGGCGACGCTGTCGATCCTGCGGCAGGTGTTCCCCGACCGCCGCGAGCGGGCGCTGGCCATAGGCATCTGGAGCGCGGTGGCCGCGGTGGGCGCGGCCGTGGGCCCGTTGCTGGGCGGCTTTCTGCTGGAGCATTTCTGGTGGGGCTCGGTCTTCCTGGTCAATATCCCGTTGATGCTGGTCAGCCTGCCGGTGGGGCGACTGCTCCTGCCCGAGTCGAAGGGTGCGGGGGACGGTCCCTGGGACGTGGTCGGTGCGCTGATGGCGGCGGCGGGGCTGTTCGGCGCCGTGTTCGGCGTGAAGCGGCTGGGCAGCGGGGAGGTCGGCCCGCTCACCCTGCTCCCGCTGGCGGCCGGAGCCCTGCTGCTCGTGATGTTCGTCCGCCGTCAGCGGCGTCGGTCTCATCCGCTGGTGGATCTCCGGATGTTCGGGCGGCCGGCGTTCAGCACGTCGGTGGGGTGCATCGTGCTGGCGATGCTGGCGCTGGTCGGCCTCGAGCTGATCGCGGCGCAGTACCTCCAGCTGGTGCTGGGGCTGTCCCCGCTGGAGACGGGCCTGCGTCTGCTGCCCCTGACCTTCGCCGCGATGGCGGCCGGGCTGGCCGGCGCGCGGCTGCTGCGGCAGTTCGGGCCGCGCCGGATGGTGTGCGGGGGGTTCGTCCTGACCGCGGCGGCGGTACTGACGCTGACCGCGATGGGCGAGTCGGACAACACGGGGCTCCTGCTGTGCGGCTTTCTGCTGCTGGGTTTCGGTCTGGAGACGACCCTCTTCGCGGCGTACGAGTCGATGCTGAGCGAGGCACCGCCGGAGCAGGCGGGCGGGGCGGCGGCCATCGGAGAGACCTCGTACCAGCTGGGCGCGGGCATTGGCATAGCGTTGCTCGGCAGCGTGATGAACGCGGCGTACGCGCCCGGGCTGAGCTCCGTCCCCGGGGTTCCCGCGTCGGCGTCGGCCGCGGCGGGGCACTCGCTGGGCGAGGCCTATGAGGTCGCCGGACGGCTCGGAGGACCGGTCGGAGCGGCTTTGCGCGCCACCGCCCGGGACTGCTTCGTCCACGGACTGCATGTGACGTTGCTGGTCAGCGCCGGGTTGCTGCTGCTCGGGGCGGTGATGGCGCTGCGTCTGCCGCGGACCATGCAGTGCGAGTCGCCTCCTGTGGAGCTGCCCGCTCCCAGGGAGGTCGCCCAGTCCCGCGTCTCCGTGTGA
- a CDS encoding acyl-CoA dehydrogenase family protein translates to MSASSKLPPFDPADPLGLDDLLEPEDLAVRDTVRAWAADRVLPNVAEWYERGELPAIGELARELGGIGALGMSLDGYGCAGASAVQYGLACLELEAADSGIRSLVSVQGSLAMYAIHRFGSEEQKQTWLPRMAAGEVIGCFGLTEPDHGSDPAGMRTHAKRDGADWVLNGRKMWITNGSVAGVAVVWAQSDDGIRGFVVPTDSPGFSAPEIRHKWSLRASVTSELVLDDVRLPADAVLPEVTGLKGPLSCLNHARYGIVWGAMGAARSCFEAAVGYAKTREQFGRPIGGFQLTQAKLADMAVELHKGILLAHHLGRRMDAGRLRPEQVSFGKLNNVREAIEICRTARTVLGANGISLEYPVMRHATNLESVLTYEGTVEMHQLVLGKALTGLDAFR, encoded by the coding sequence ATGTCCGCGTCCTCGAAGTTGCCGCCCTTCGACCCCGCCGACCCGCTCGGGCTCGACGACCTGCTGGAGCCGGAGGACCTCGCGGTCCGCGACACCGTGCGCGCCTGGGCGGCGGACCGGGTCCTGCCGAACGTCGCCGAGTGGTACGAGCGCGGGGAGCTGCCCGCCATCGGGGAGCTCGCGCGTGAGCTCGGCGGGATCGGCGCGCTCGGCATGTCGCTCGACGGCTACGGCTGCGCGGGGGCGAGCGCCGTGCAGTACGGGCTCGCCTGCCTGGAACTGGAGGCCGCCGACTCCGGGATCCGGTCCCTCGTCTCCGTGCAGGGCTCCCTCGCCATGTACGCGATCCACCGCTTCGGGAGCGAGGAGCAGAAGCAGACGTGGCTGCCCCGGATGGCGGCCGGCGAGGTCATCGGCTGCTTCGGGCTCACCGAGCCGGATCACGGCTCCGACCCCGCCGGCATGCGGACGCACGCCAAGCGCGACGGCGCGGACTGGGTGCTCAACGGGCGCAAGATGTGGATCACCAACGGCTCCGTCGCCGGCGTCGCCGTGGTGTGGGCGCAGAGCGACGACGGGATCCGGGGATTCGTCGTGCCGACCGACTCTCCGGGCTTCTCCGCCCCGGAGATCAGGCACAAGTGGTCCCTGCGGGCCAGCGTGACCAGCGAGCTGGTCCTCGACGACGTGAGGCTGCCGGCCGACGCCGTGCTGCCTGAGGTCACCGGTCTGAAGGGGCCGCTCAGCTGTCTGAACCACGCGCGCTACGGCATCGTGTGGGGAGCGATGGGGGCCGCCCGCTCCTGTTTCGAGGCCGCCGTCGGCTACGCGAAGACCCGTGAGCAGTTCGGGCGTCCCATCGGGGGCTTCCAGCTCACCCAGGCCAAGCTCGCCGACATGGCGGTCGAACTGCACAAGGGGATCCTGCTCGCCCACCATCTGGGGCGGCGTATGGACGCCGGCCGCCTGCGTCCCGAGCAGGTCAGCTTCGGCAAGCTCAACAACGTGCGGGAGGCCATCGAGATCTGCCGTACCGCCCGCACCGTCCTCGGGGCCAACGGGATCTCGCTCGAGTACCCGGTCATGCGGCACGCCACCAACCTCGAGTCGGTGCTCACCTACGAGGGCACCGTCGAGATGCACCAGCTCGTGCTGGGCAAGGCGCTCACCGGACTCGACGCCTTCCGCTGA
- a CDS encoding S1 family peptidase, translating into MQHRRIPRRRAAMAGAGVAALVAAGVTFQTANASEPAKTSQPAALSALAAGKLASSLGRDLGTDAAGTYYDAKSKSLVVNVLDKAAAKTVEAAGAKARLVENSLAELTGARTALTSDASIPGTAWVTDPTANKVVVTADRTVSEAEWATLTKVVGGLGGTVELQRTKGEFTPYVAGGDAITGGTGRCSLGFNVVKGGEPYFLTAGHCTDAISTWSDSSGAQIGANEVSSFPDDDYGLVKYTAEVDHPSEVNLYNGSAQAITGAAEATVGMKVTRSGSTTRIHSGTVTGLDATVNYGNGDVVNGLIQTDVCAEPGDSGGSLFSGSSAVGLTSGGSGDCTSGGETFFQPVTEALSVTGTQIG; encoded by the coding sequence TTGCAGCACCGACGCATACCCCGGCGACGGGCGGCCATGGCGGGAGCGGGCGTCGCCGCGCTCGTCGCGGCGGGAGTGACCTTCCAGACTGCGAACGCCAGCGAACCTGCGAAGACCTCGCAGCCCGCTGCGCTCTCGGCCCTCGCGGCCGGAAAACTCGCCTCGTCGCTCGGCCGGGACCTCGGCACCGACGCGGCGGGCACGTACTACGACGCCAAGAGCAAGAGCCTGGTGGTGAACGTCCTCGACAAGGCCGCGGCGAAGACCGTCGAGGCGGCCGGCGCCAAGGCCAGACTCGTCGAGAACTCCCTCGCGGAACTGACCGGCGCCCGAACCGCGTTGACGTCGGACGCGAGCATCCCGGGTACCGCCTGGGTGACCGACCCGACCGCCAACAAGGTCGTCGTCACCGCCGACCGCACCGTCTCCGAGGCCGAGTGGGCCACCCTCACCAAGGTCGTCGGCGGGCTCGGGGGGACAGTGGAACTCCAGCGCACCAAGGGGGAGTTCACGCCCTATGTGGCCGGCGGCGACGCCATCACCGGCGGCACCGGGCGCTGCTCGCTCGGCTTCAACGTGGTCAAGGGCGGCGAGCCGTACTTCCTGACGGCCGGACACTGCACCGACGCCATCTCCACGTGGTCGGACTCCTCCGGCGCGCAGATCGGCGCCAACGAGGTCTCCAGTTTCCCGGACGACGACTACGGCCTCGTCAAGTACACCGCCGAGGTCGACCACCCGAGCGAGGTGAACCTCTACAACGGCTCCGCGCAGGCCATCACCGGTGCCGCCGAGGCCACCGTCGGCATGAAGGTGACCCGCAGCGGGTCGACCACCCGAATCCACTCCGGTACGGTCACGGGCCTCGACGCCACGGTGAACTACGGCAACGGCGACGTCGTCAACGGTCTCATCCAGACCGACGTCTGCGCCGAGCCCGGCGACAGCGGCGGCTCCCTCTTCTCGGGCAGCAGCGCCGTCGGTCTGACCTCCGGCGGTAGCGGCGACTGCACGTCCGGCGGAGAAACGTTCTTCCAGCCGGTGACGGAGGCCCTGTCGGTCACCGGGACGCAGATCGGCTGA
- a CDS encoding DUF5685 family protein: MFGIVRPCSHRLGESLKTQWMAHLCGLCLALRGDHGQFARVVTNYDGLLISVLTEAQAERATADGWRRTAGPCPLRGMRTASVAQGEGARLAAAVSLVLASAKVRDHVADGDGLLARRPVAVAARRVAAGWGRAGERSGAAVGFDTAVLVDAVDRQVGIEALAGPGTPLLAVTEPTETATAAAFAHTAVLAGRPGNTAPLAEAGRLFGRLAHLLDAVEDREADAAAGAWNPLTATGTPLTEARRLADDALHGIRLALKDVQFEEGRLAHLLLAHELERSVERAFGTRSCGHAHGPEGAFGSEGAFGPPTGPYAPRNPVDPHAPGHPHGNPYGGEPPRPGKRGLLAGCAVALGLCCTCKACCADEFEGPWSRKKREGLCNDCGDCGNCCDCGNCCDCGCCDGCDCCSCDCSC, from the coding sequence GTGTTCGGAATCGTCAGACCCTGCTCCCACCGGCTCGGTGAGAGCCTCAAGACCCAGTGGATGGCGCACCTGTGCGGGCTGTGCCTCGCGCTGCGCGGCGACCACGGGCAGTTCGCGCGGGTCGTCACCAACTACGACGGCCTGCTCATATCGGTTCTGACGGAGGCTCAGGCTGAGCGCGCCACGGCCGACGGGTGGCGGCGCACGGCCGGACCGTGCCCGCTGCGCGGCATGCGCACCGCGTCCGTCGCGCAGGGCGAGGGCGCCCGTCTCGCGGCCGCCGTCTCGCTGGTGCTCGCCTCCGCCAAGGTGCGCGACCACGTCGCCGACGGAGACGGCCTGCTCGCGCGGCGGCCGGTCGCCGTCGCCGCGCGCCGGGTCGCCGCCGGTTGGGGACGGGCCGGAGAACGGAGCGGGGCCGCCGTCGGGTTCGACACCGCCGTCCTGGTCGACGCCGTGGACCGGCAGGTCGGCATCGAGGCGCTCGCCGGGCCGGGCACCCCGCTGCTGGCCGTCACCGAGCCGACCGAGACCGCCACCGCCGCGGCCTTCGCGCACACCGCGGTCCTGGCGGGCCGGCCGGGCAACACCGCGCCGCTCGCCGAGGCCGGCCGCCTGTTCGGACGTCTCGCACATCTGCTGGACGCGGTCGAGGACCGGGAGGCGGACGCCGCTGCCGGCGCCTGGAACCCGCTCACGGCCACCGGGACTCCGCTCACCGAGGCCCGTCGGCTCGCCGACGACGCCCTGCACGGCATCCGGCTCGCCCTCAAGGACGTGCAGTTCGAGGAGGGCAGGCTGGCGCATCTGCTGCTCGCCCACGAGCTGGAACGGTCGGTCGAGCGGGCCTTCGGCACCCGCTCGTGCGGTCACGCGCACGGGCCCGAGGGAGCGTTCGGATCCGAGGGTGCGTTCGGGCCGCCCACCGGGCCGTACGCGCCGCGGAACCCGGTGGATCCGCACGCGCCCGGCCATCCCCACGGCAACCCCTACGGGGGTGAGCCGCCCCGGCCCGGCAAGCGTGGCTTGCTGGCCGGCTGCGCGGTCGCGCTCGGGCTGTGCTGCACCTGCAAGGCGTGCTGCGCCGACGAGTTCGAGGGCCCCTGGTCGCGGAAGAAGCGCGAGGGCCTGTGCAACGACTGCGGAGACTGCGGCAACTGTTGCGATTGCGGCAACTGCTGTGACTGCGGCTGCTGCGACGGGTGCGACTGCTGTTCCTGCGACTGCTCCTGCTGA
- a CDS encoding ATP/GTP-binding protein yields the protein MPGRSRSATTVPLAVKIVVSGGLGVGKTTFIGAVSEIEPLDTEAAITQVSVGIDSLEGVESKTTTTVALDFGRITLDTAIALYLFGTPGQNRFTFLWDDLAEGALGTVVLADTRRIEDCFPAVDYFEARGAPFVLAVNRFEGAVPVELEEVRDALGLSADVPVLECDARERGSVRDVLEALMDRVIGFRAAPRTRNGKMPAAEKARV from the coding sequence ATGCCCGGGCGCTCCCGCTCCGCCACGACCGTGCCGCTCGCTGTGAAGATCGTGGTGAGCGGGGGGCTCGGGGTCGGCAAGACCACCTTCATCGGGGCCGTCTCCGAGATCGAGCCGCTCGACACGGAGGCGGCGATCACCCAGGTGTCGGTCGGGATCGACTCGCTCGAAGGAGTGGAGTCCAAGACGACGACCACGGTCGCGCTCGACTTCGGGCGGATCACCCTCGACACCGCCATCGCGCTGTATCTCTTCGGCACGCCAGGGCAGAACCGCTTCACGTTCCTGTGGGACGACCTGGCCGAGGGCGCGCTCGGGACGGTGGTCCTCGCGGACACCCGGCGGATCGAGGACTGCTTCCCGGCCGTCGACTACTTCGAGGCCCGGGGAGCGCCGTTCGTGCTCGCCGTGAACCGGTTCGAGGGGGCGGTGCCCGTCGAACTGGAGGAGGTCCGGGACGCCCTGGGCCTCAGCGCGGACGTGCCGGTGCTCGAGTGCGACGCCCGGGAGCGGGGTTCCGTGCGGGACGTGCTGGAGGCGCTGATGGACCGGGTGATCGGCTTCCGGGCGGCCCCGAGGACGCGGAACGGGAAGATGCCGGCCGCGGAGAAGGCCCGCGTGTGA